One genomic region from Phragmites australis chromosome 1, lpPhrAust1.1, whole genome shotgun sequence encodes:
- the LOC133917559 gene encoding ribokinase: MALARVRLPPAGPTPATAFLSGTNPRPARLSFSPKPTSNSLSAAAAANVPPPPIVVVGSANADIYVEVDRLPLVGETVAARAGRSLAGGKGANQAACGGRLALGPTYLVARVGDDANGRLLEGAIADAGGVRIDRVARVACAPSGHAVVMLMPDGQNSIIIVGGANMEGWTGGVESEDLELIRQAGVLLLQREIPDWVNVQAAQAAKSAGVPVIMDAGGMDAPVPGELLRLVDIFSPNETELARLTGMPTETFEQISQAAGECHKMGVKEVLVKLGSQGSALFVEGEEPVKQPIIPATEVIDTTGAGDTFTSAFAVALVEGKPKKECMRFAAAAASLCVQVKGAIPSMPDRKSVMKLLESAQVK, encoded by the exons ATGGCTCTGGCACGCGTGCGCCTTCCTCCCGCCGGACCAACGCCGGCCACTGCCTTCCTCTCGGGCACAAACCCCAGACCCGCCCGCCTCTCCTTCTCCCCGAAACCCACATCCAActccctctccgccgccgctgccgccaatGTGCCGCCGCCCCCCATCGTCGTCGTGGGCTCCGCCAACgccgacatctacgtcgaggtcGACCGCCTCCCGCTCGTCGGCGAGACCGTGGCGGCCCGCGCCGGCCGCAGCCTGGCGGGTGGGAAGGGCGCCAACCAGGCGGCCTGCGGCGGGCGGCTCGCGCTGGGGCCCACCTACCTCGTGGCGCGCGTCGGGGACGACGCCAACGGCCGGCTCCTCGAGGGCGCCATCGCGGACGCCGGCGGCGTCCGCATCGACCGCGTCGCACGCGTGGCATGCGCGCCCTCGGGCCATGCCGTCGTCATGCTCATGCCCGACGGCCAGAACTCCATCATCATCGTTGGCGGCGCCAACATGGAGGGGTGGACGGGGGGCGTCGAGTCCGAGGACCTGGAACTGATCCGGCAGGCCGGCGTACTACTGCTGCAGAGGGAGATACCCGATTGGGTCAACGTGCAGGCTGCGCAG GCTGCAAAAAGTGCAGGTGTGCCTGTTATCATGGATGCTGGTGGAATGGATGCTCCTGTTCCTGGAGAACTACTCAGACTGGTGGATATTTTCAGTCCAAATGAAACAGAGCTAGCACGTTTGACTGGGATGCCTACCGAGACATTTGAACAGATCAGCCAGGCTGCAGGAGAATGCCATAAAATG GGTGTCAAAGAAGTACTAGTTAAACTTGGATCGCAAGGATCTGCTTTGTTTGTTGAGGGAGAGGAACCAGTCAAACAGCCAATAATTCCTGCCACAGAAGTTATTGATACCACGGGTGCTGGTGACACTTTCACCTCAGCTTTTGCTGTAGCTCTGGTTGAGGGGAAGCCTAAGAAGGAATGCATGAGATTTGCTG CTGCTGCTGCCTCTTTGTGTGTTCAAGTAAAGGGGGCTATACCTAGCATGCCTGACAGAAAATCAGTGATGAAGCTTCTGGAATCTGCGCAAGTCAAATAA